From a single Mobula birostris isolate sMobBir1 chromosome 13, sMobBir1.hap1, whole genome shotgun sequence genomic region:
- the LOC140207487 gene encoding probable G-protein coupled receptor 139 — MLETFFRVRKIYFLIIAVIGVPVNLVAIVILSRGKCGLSTCTTRYLVAMATADLLTIIFQVILGRVFNYYLPGTFLDITAVCSVNYVPLRAATDCSVWFTVTFTFDRFVAICCQKLKTKYCTGKTAAVVLTTTGVLFCFKNVPYFFMYRPMKVIDNIPWGCIRKSSYYTDRRWVGYSWLSTVLAPLLPFVLILLFNALTVRHILVASRVRKGLRGQNKAENRSDPEMESRRRSVILLLTISGSFITLWSVKVAEFLYYTIAGLDQNSYNDSEYIFQHSGYMLMILSCCTNTFIYGVTQSKFREQFISTAKYPLSSIIQLINKQHI; from the exons ATGCTTGAAACATTTTTCCGTGTGAGAAAGATATACTTCTTGATCATTGCCGTTATTGGTGTTCCAG tgaatttagtggcgattgtgatcctgtcccggggaaagtgcggcctctccacctgcaccactcgctacctggtggccatggcaacggcggatctactgaccatcaTCTTTCAGGTTATATTGGGGCGGGTCTTTAATTATTACTTGCCCGGGACGTTTCTGGACATCACCGCCGTATGCAGTGTGAACTATGTCCCCTTAAGGGctgccacagactgttctgtctggttcactgtcacctttacgtttgatcggtttgtcgccatctgttgccagaagctgaaaacaaaatattgcacggggaaaactgcggctgtagttttgacaacaaccggcgttcttttctgttttaaaaatgtGCCCTACTTCTTTATGTATCGACCAATGAAAGTAATTGATAATATACCCTGGGGCTGCATTCGTAAATCGAGTTACTATACGGATCGCAGGTGGGTGGGATATAGCTGGCTTTCTACCGTTCTAGCGCCATTGCTCCCCTTCGTGTTAATACTgctgttcaacgctctgacagtcagacacattttggtggccagtcgggtccgtaaggggctgaggggtcagaacaaggcggagaaccgcagtgacccggagatggagagcaggaggaggtctgtgatcttacttctcaccatctccggaagcttcatcacCCTGTGGTCAGTAAAAGTTGCCGAATTCCTTTATTACACCATTGCTGGATTGGATCAGAATAGTTACAACGATTCGGAATATATATTTCAACACTCCGGatacatgctgatgatattaagttgctgcacaaacacgtttatttatggggtgactcagtccaagttcagagagcagttcatcagcaCAGCGAAATATCCGCTCTCGTCAATTATTCAACTAATTAATAAACAACACATCTAA